A stretch of the Halomonas sp. CH40 genome encodes the following:
- a CDS encoding N-6 DNA methylase, with amino-acid sequence MAFDQTYCMDTLNAATRPDAVSSEFIYAFLDAYGFSKATITQVRNGGQRNVASRKDEGHVALKNWLYFMPVRQGESVHEALQFLADEDEPARHKCRFLVVTDFLELTALDTKTDERLEVPFSDLATQYLFFAPMAGLERTKHFTEASADLKAAAKMGRLFDRLKEVNEFSTPEQLHSLNVFLTRLLFCYFAEDTGIFPKDAFTKVITEASDENGEGLSALLAQLFRVMNQPENERSADLATHIVQFPYVNGGLFRDDLPVPEIRAKGRRMMIECGQLAWEAVNPDIFGSMFQAVVDEESRDSLGQHYTSVPNILKVIRPLFLDKLYAELHKARGNRKRLEALLERLAHIKVFDPAMGSGNFLIIAYKELRRLEMAVFRAMQDVGQQKQNEMFMSGIRLSQFYGIEIDDFAHEVAQLSLWLAEHQMNMLFANEFGHVEPLLPLKDAGNLVSANSLRVHWQDVCPVNRADEVYVCGNPPYRGATYRTDEQNEDMAVVFQGFRKYRYMDYVAAFIWKGAQFLQPGVSLAFVTTNSICQGEQVAMLWPPVLELGAEINFAYRSFSWRNSAQGNAGVHVVIIGLSIAPDNKTLYQRVDNEWRVKSVANISPYLVEAGNTIVVSRNQPLVHSTKMVYGNKPVDGGHLILSPEEKDELIKVEPHAARYLRQLLGAQEFLQGRERWCLWLVDADEEEIESMPAVKVRIEAVRQVRLSSTKATTREIAKAPHLFGERRQLHQGRYILVPRVTSERRQYAPIGFFGEEVIVTDLVQTIPNGTLYDFAILSTQVHMDWLRLVGGRLESRYRYSATIVYNTFPWPEASEHKRKEVERLGRAVILGRAAHPDKTMAQLYDPNKMPENLLDAHQALDEAVEKLYRDRPFRDTAERQEYLLARYEKLIEAEKAAKARATKKTRKTITTEG; translated from the coding sequence ATGGCCTTCGATCAGACCTACTGCATGGATACTCTCAACGCTGCGACTCGGCCTGACGCCGTCAGTAGTGAGTTCATTTACGCCTTTCTCGACGCCTACGGCTTCTCCAAGGCCACGATTACCCAGGTTCGCAACGGCGGACAGCGGAACGTCGCCAGCCGTAAGGATGAGGGGCATGTTGCACTCAAGAACTGGCTTTACTTCATGCCGGTTCGCCAAGGTGAGAGTGTCCACGAGGCATTGCAGTTTCTGGCCGACGAGGATGAGCCTGCACGGCATAAATGCCGCTTCCTGGTGGTGACGGACTTTCTTGAGCTGACCGCGCTCGACACCAAGACCGATGAGCGCCTGGAAGTGCCGTTCAGCGATTTGGCCACGCAATACCTGTTCTTTGCGCCAATGGCAGGGCTAGAGCGCACCAAACACTTCACGGAAGCTTCGGCAGACCTGAAGGCGGCGGCCAAGATGGGGCGGCTTTTTGACCGTCTGAAAGAGGTTAATGAGTTCAGCACACCCGAGCAGCTCCATTCGCTTAACGTTTTCCTGACCCGTCTGCTGTTTTGCTATTTTGCCGAAGATACCGGCATCTTCCCCAAAGACGCTTTCACCAAGGTGATCACTGAAGCCAGCGATGAGAACGGTGAAGGATTGTCTGCGCTGCTTGCACAGTTATTCCGAGTGATGAATCAGCCAGAAAACGAGCGTTCTGCTGACCTGGCTACCCATATTGTCCAATTCCCCTATGTTAACGGCGGCTTGTTCCGCGACGATCTGCCCGTGCCGGAAATTCGTGCTAAAGGCCGTCGGATGATGATCGAGTGTGGTCAGCTCGCCTGGGAAGCGGTAAACCCGGATATTTTCGGTTCGATGTTTCAGGCGGTCGTGGATGAAGAAAGCCGCGATTCGCTGGGCCAGCACTATACCTCTGTGCCAAATATCCTGAAGGTGATCCGCCCGCTGTTTCTCGACAAGCTGTATGCCGAGCTGCATAAGGCGCGAGGCAACCGTAAGAGGCTGGAAGCTTTGTTGGAGCGATTGGCACATATTAAGGTGTTCGATCCAGCGATGGGATCGGGCAATTTTCTGATCATTGCCTACAAAGAGCTACGTAGGCTGGAGATGGCGGTTTTTCGGGCCATGCAGGACGTTGGTCAACAGAAACAGAACGAGATGTTCATGAGCGGGATTCGTCTCAGTCAGTTTTACGGCATTGAGATTGATGATTTTGCCCACGAGGTCGCGCAACTCTCGCTGTGGTTGGCTGAGCACCAGATGAACATGCTATTTGCCAATGAGTTTGGACACGTAGAGCCTTTATTGCCGCTGAAAGATGCTGGCAACCTTGTATCGGCCAATAGTCTTAGAGTGCATTGGCAAGATGTTTGTCCGGTTAACCGTGCGGATGAGGTGTATGTCTGCGGTAACCCACCATATCGCGGTGCTACGTATCGGACAGATGAACAGAATGAAGACATGGCAGTGGTATTCCAAGGGTTTCGTAAATATCGTTATATGGACTACGTGGCAGCCTTTATCTGGAAAGGTGCTCAATTCCTTCAGCCAGGTGTCAGCCTTGCTTTTGTGACGACAAACTCGATATGCCAAGGCGAACAGGTGGCTATGTTATGGCCGCCCGTTCTTGAGTTGGGTGCTGAAATTAACTTTGCCTACCGAAGCTTCTCGTGGCGTAACAGCGCCCAAGGAAATGCAGGCGTTCATGTCGTTATCATTGGGCTGAGTATAGCGCCTGATAATAAAACCCTTTATCAGCGCGTAGATAACGAGTGGCGTGTGAAATCGGTTGCGAATATCAGCCCCTACCTTGTAGAAGCAGGTAACACCATCGTTGTTAGCCGTAATCAGCCGTTGGTTCATTCAACCAAGATGGTGTATGGCAATAAACCTGTGGATGGCGGCCACTTAATTCTGTCTCCAGAAGAGAAGGATGAGCTGATCAAGGTAGAGCCGCACGCTGCAAGGTATCTCAGGCAGCTGCTTGGTGCTCAGGAGTTTCTGCAAGGTAGGGAGCGGTGGTGCTTATGGTTAGTTGATGCTGATGAAGAGGAAATAGAATCGATGCCTGCTGTCAAAGTGCGTATTGAAGCAGTTAGGCAAGTTAGATTATCCAGCACGAAAGCGACAACACGTGAGATTGCGAAAGCCCCCCACCTCTTTGGTGAAAGACGTCAGCTTCATCAGGGGCGTTATATTTTAGTGCCTCGCGTCACTTCAGAGCGAAGGCAATATGCCCCTATAGGTTTTTTTGGAGAGGAAGTCATCGTTACAGATCTTGTGCAGACCATACCTAATGGAACGCTCTACGACTTCGCCATTCTTTCGACTCAAGTGCACATGGATTGGCTTCGCCTTGTGGGTGGGCGTCTTGAAAGCCGTTATCGCTATTCAGCCACTATTGTCTACAACACCTTCCCTTGGCCCGAAGCATCAGAGCATAAACGCAAGGAAGTCGAGAGGTTAGGGCGTGCCGTTATTCTTGGCCGAGCCGCTCATCCCGATAAAACGATGGCTCAGCTCTATGACCCTAACAAAATGCCGGAAAACCTTCTGGATGCACATCAAGCGCTCGATGAAGCCGTGGAAAAACTGTATCGAGACCGTCCTTTCCGTGATACAGCGGAACGCCAGGAATACTTGCTGGCCCGCTATGAAAAACTGATTGAGGCCGAAAAGGCCGCCAAGGCTAGAGCTACTAAGAAAACACGTAAAACTATCACCACGGAGGGGTGA
- the rnhA gene encoding ribonuclease HI, with protein sequence MSDEETQPLPKVTVYTDGACRGNPGPGGWGVVLQSGEHEKTLYGYEADTTNNRMELMAAIMALRTLNQPCEVAVWTDSQYVRQGITQWIHNWLKRDWKTAARQPVKNASLWKTLHAETQRHKIEWHWVKGHSGHPGNEKADQLANIAIDEHVQQKA encoded by the coding sequence TTGAGTGATGAAGAAACACAGCCGCTCCCCAAAGTCACCGTCTACACCGATGGTGCCTGCCGGGGTAATCCAGGCCCCGGAGGGTGGGGCGTGGTACTCCAAAGTGGTGAACATGAAAAAACCTTGTATGGCTATGAAGCTGATACCACCAATAACCGGATGGAATTGATGGCGGCTATCATGGCGCTGCGTACCTTGAACCAGCCCTGCGAGGTCGCGGTATGGACGGATTCTCAATATGTCCGCCAGGGGATCACCCAATGGATTCATAACTGGCTAAAGCGTGACTGGAAAACAGCGGCTCGCCAGCCGGTCAAGAACGCTTCGCTATGGAAAACCCTGCATGCAGAAACCCAGCGCCATAAGATTGAATGGCATTGGGTCAAGGGGCACAGCGGGCACCCTGGTAACGAGAAAGCTGATCAGCTGGCCAATATCGCCATCGATGAGCATGTTCAGCAAAAAGCCTGA
- a CDS encoding methyltransferase domain-containing protein, translated as MSNSDAAHTLDQQLKKSQQFWMSAQGTALLDAQRACLGPVIDSRYKGHALEIVMGPSMLQASPLAHVMQWAPSRDAAQQQETLICPLDDLALPDGCLDITLVHHWMEHTANAHHLLQEAARVTSDHGILLIFGFNPFSPSNLSRRALPRRHEFPNKGQQRADWRSPRYLRDWLACVDFDIERVDYCGFRMPLASSKNATCNGLLETLGRRHNLPLGDSYMIRAIRRQQPASTKRVKFGMQMAPNGRSVQAFSREHCSRMPLITMPPNTRSSGQVPLAKTGLKITSVRKTTSDTFKEPKR; from the coding sequence ATGTCAAATTCAGACGCGGCGCACACGCTTGACCAGCAGCTGAAGAAATCCCAGCAATTCTGGATGTCGGCTCAAGGCACTGCCTTGCTCGATGCTCAGCGCGCCTGTCTTGGGCCGGTGATTGATTCACGTTATAAAGGCCATGCGCTTGAAATAGTCATGGGGCCTTCCATGCTTCAAGCGTCTCCCCTGGCACATGTCATGCAATGGGCACCCAGCCGCGACGCTGCTCAGCAGCAAGAAACCCTGATTTGCCCCCTGGATGACCTGGCATTGCCGGATGGGTGCCTGGATATTACCCTTGTCCACCATTGGATGGAGCACACCGCCAACGCCCATCACCTGCTCCAGGAAGCGGCTCGCGTTACCTCAGACCATGGAATTTTGCTGATTTTTGGCTTCAACCCTTTCAGCCCGAGTAATCTGTCCCGACGCGCCTTGCCCAGGCGGCACGAATTTCCGAATAAGGGCCAACAGCGCGCTGACTGGCGCTCACCGCGTTATCTACGTGATTGGCTGGCATGTGTTGATTTTGATATCGAACGGGTAGACTACTGCGGTTTTCGAATGCCGTTGGCGTCTTCTAAAAATGCGACCTGTAATGGCTTACTGGAAACCTTGGGGCGGCGACATAACTTACCTCTTGGGGACAGCTATATGATTCGGGCCATACGGCGCCAACAGCCCGCTAGCACCAAGCGGGTAAAATTTGGCATGCAGATGGCGCCTAACGGACGCTCTGTTCAGGCGTTTTCGCGCGAACACTGCTCCAGAATGCCTTTGATCACCATGCCCCCAAATACAAGATCCTCAGGCCAGGTGCCATTGGCTAAAACAGGTTTGAAAATCACATCGGTCAGGAAAACCACTTCCGATACATTCAAGGAACCCAAGCGTTGA
- the gloB gene encoding hydroxyacylglutathione hydrolase, whose translation MLSVTPIPALSDNYIWLLRQDSSPGVCVVDPGEAGPVIDYMERESLTLESILITHHHPDHTGGLEALIKLYSPRVIGPDNPDIEGITDTVGEGDEVRIMGRLFEVFATPGHTLDHISFFAPGIPPLLFCGDTLFCAGCGRLFEGTPEQMHDALNRFAQLPEETLVFAGHEYTMANLKFASQADPENPAVAQALSECHKARELERPTLPSTIGRELKINPYLRLESDSVRQAAGHKGDNSDPLATFTTLREWKDRF comes from the coding sequence ATGCTGAGCGTGACGCCCATTCCTGCCTTAAGCGATAACTATATTTGGTTGCTCAGACAAGATTCCAGCCCTGGTGTCTGTGTAGTGGACCCAGGCGAGGCCGGTCCGGTCATCGATTACATGGAGCGTGAATCGCTAACCCTAGAGAGCATTCTGATTACCCATCACCACCCTGACCATACCGGTGGCCTCGAAGCCCTGATCAAGCTTTACTCCCCAAGAGTGATCGGGCCGGACAACCCTGATATTGAAGGGATAACCGACACTGTCGGGGAAGGTGATGAAGTGCGTATCATGGGGCGCCTTTTTGAAGTCTTCGCGACTCCCGGCCACACGCTGGATCATATTAGTTTTTTTGCGCCAGGCATACCGCCATTGCTGTTTTGTGGCGACACGCTATTCTGTGCAGGCTGCGGGCGCCTGTTTGAAGGCACCCCGGAGCAAATGCATGACGCTCTCAACCGTTTTGCCCAGTTGCCAGAAGAAACCCTGGTGTTTGCAGGTCACGAGTACACCATGGCCAACCTTAAGTTTGCCAGCCAGGCCGACCCGGAAAACCCCGCCGTTGCCCAGGCACTATCAGAATGTCACAAGGCCCGTGAACTGGAACGCCCGACGCTACCCAGCACGATAGGACGCGAGCTAAAAATCAACCCCTATCTCCGCCTGGAATCAGACAGCGTTCGTCAAGCTGCAGGCCATAAGGGGGACAACTCGGATCCACTTGCCACCTTCACAACCTTACGCGAGTGGAAAGATCGTTTTTAA
- a CDS encoding transglycosylase SLT domain-containing protein translates to MTYHLLRDRLLITIGSTMISGVLLAAAAQASTGAQTSQVTTNSSAMATPSGTAGRHFWDLLVLENRNAWSELRNQLAWHKQPLSNEAQKRVDAWIEYYQSSPENVLEISRRASSWLAWINQQVSARDLPGEIALIPFIESSFDPQAKSHRGAAGLWQFMPGTGDALGLVRNTHYDGRLDVIASTEAALDYIEMQADQWYDGDLIRSLAAYNAGAGTVNKAVRNAQAQGRSGDYWDLQLPSETMNYVPKLLAIATIIADPAAYNVKLPEIDAAPAFAMVDLDQDLSLKELAMRAGVDADTLSELNPGLLNGSLNPRYTRTLLMPGDSNQQMLAELSAPLNSGSDNEATLASTSTPQTHTVVQGDSLSTIAQRYNISLRDIMRWNAIDRPEALQPGQLLTLSNS, encoded by the coding sequence ATGACTTACCACTTGTTAAGAGACCGGCTGCTGATAACCATTGGCAGCACAATGATCAGCGGCGTACTGCTTGCTGCCGCTGCACAAGCGTCTACTGGCGCACAGACTAGCCAAGTTACCACCAACAGCAGTGCCATGGCGACGCCTTCAGGCACTGCTGGACGACACTTCTGGGACTTGCTGGTGCTTGAAAACCGCAATGCCTGGAGCGAGCTGCGTAATCAACTCGCCTGGCATAAACAACCCCTTTCCAACGAGGCTCAAAAAAGAGTCGACGCCTGGATAGAGTATTATCAATCCAGCCCGGAAAATGTTTTGGAGATTAGTCGTCGCGCCTCCTCCTGGCTGGCCTGGATCAACCAGCAGGTGTCAGCACGCGACTTACCGGGTGAAATCGCGCTAATTCCCTTTATTGAAAGCTCGTTTGACCCTCAGGCGAAAAGCCATCGGGGGGCTGCCGGGCTATGGCAGTTCATGCCGGGCACTGGCGACGCCCTCGGGCTTGTCCGCAATACCCATTACGATGGACGCCTTGATGTGATCGCCTCCACTGAAGCCGCTCTTGATTATATCGAAATGCAGGCAGACCAGTGGTATGACGGTGATCTGATCCGTTCTCTTGCCGCCTACAACGCGGGCGCTGGCACGGTTAACAAGGCGGTCAGAAATGCCCAGGCCCAAGGCAGGTCAGGTGACTACTGGGATCTGCAATTGCCCAGCGAAACCATGAACTATGTGCCCAAGCTGCTGGCGATTGCCACGATTATTGCCGACCCGGCCGCTTATAACGTCAAACTGCCAGAGATTGACGCAGCCCCCGCCTTCGCCATGGTTGACCTGGATCAGGATCTCAGCCTTAAAGAACTGGCGATGCGCGCAGGAGTTGATGCTGATACTCTCAGCGAACTCAACCCGGGCCTGCTAAACGGTAGCCTCAACCCACGCTACACGCGTACCCTGCTGATGCCTGGCGACAGCAACCAGCAAATGCTCGCTGAGCTGAGTGCTCCGCTGAACTCAGGCAGCGACAATGAGGCAACCCTGGCCAGCACATCAACACCGCAAACCCACACAGTGGTACAAGGTGATAGCCTGAGCACTATCGCCCAACGCTACAATATAAGTTTGCGTGATATCATGCGCTGGAATGCTATTGACCGGCCGGAGGCTTTACAACCGGGCCAACTCCTGACACTTTCCAATTCTTGA
- a CDS encoding extracellular solute-binding protein, translating to MFVLLAGIFSSALVLTQTVHTQTVHAQTGDADTDSVPTVHALALYDTPTLPEDFAHFPHVNPQAPKGGSMVRSAPGGSFDSTNPFIIRGTPANGITQIYDTLMASNPNEPFSLYGLLAEGVRLNPEREWIEFDLHSDAVFQDGEPVTAEDVVFSLDILREEGNPFYRNYYAGVEQAVAVDAHRVRFEFNTTDSRELPLIVAQMPILPKHYWEERDFTAPTLAAHPGSGPYQIDDVDPGRRIVYARDEDYWAKDLPVNVGRYNIDRLIIDYYRDRDIAWEAFKAGLIDYRIDARAATWAIGYDFPAYQQGLVERITVPDVNPSPMQAFVFNLRTDKFDDPRVREALSLTFDFPWLNTNIFYDAYSRTQSFFQNSEMEATGLPSQEELALLTPFRDELLASHQSDQLFTEPLPIDHPESLRERLRLALELLREAGYQVEDGKLVNAENGEPLALEVLLYDSGLERVVQPMLRNMARLGVDTSIRIVDINQYLNRLRSFDFDMVISQFPQSNNPGNEQRDYWTSASAEQPQSRNLMGLAHPAVDSLVDQLIGADSREQLNTIAHALDRVLRWGFYVIPHYHSGETRIAVWDKFEYPDPFPRYAMDLDAWWVDTQREAELQRRRSGR from the coding sequence GTGTTCGTTCTGCTAGCCGGTATTTTCTCCTCGGCCTTAGTACTTACGCAAACAGTACATACGCAAACAGTCCATGCACAAACGGGTGATGCTGATACAGACAGCGTCCCCACCGTGCATGCCCTGGCGCTTTATGACACACCGACCCTGCCGGAGGACTTCGCTCACTTCCCGCACGTCAACCCCCAAGCGCCCAAGGGCGGCAGCATGGTACGCAGTGCGCCGGGGGGCAGCTTTGATTCCACCAACCCCTTCATTATTCGCGGCACACCGGCCAACGGCATTACCCAGATTTACGACACTCTGATGGCCAGCAACCCCAATGAGCCTTTCAGCCTCTATGGGCTACTGGCCGAAGGAGTGCGTCTGAACCCTGAACGGGAATGGATTGAATTCGACCTTCATTCTGATGCGGTTTTCCAGGATGGCGAGCCTGTCACCGCTGAAGACGTAGTGTTCAGCCTGGATATCCTGCGCGAAGAAGGTAACCCTTTTTACCGCAACTATTATGCTGGTGTTGAACAGGCGGTAGCCGTGGATGCGCATCGGGTGCGCTTTGAATTCAACACCACGGATTCCCGCGAATTACCGCTGATTGTGGCTCAGATGCCGATTCTTCCCAAACATTACTGGGAAGAGCGTGACTTTACCGCACCGACACTGGCAGCTCACCCAGGCTCAGGCCCCTACCAGATTGATGACGTAGACCCTGGCCGGCGAATAGTCTACGCCCGCGACGAGGATTATTGGGCCAAGGATTTACCCGTCAATGTTGGCCGCTACAACATTGACCGACTGATTATTGATTATTACCGGGACAGGGATATTGCCTGGGAAGCCTTCAAGGCCGGGCTGATTGATTACCGGATAGATGCCCGTGCGGCAACTTGGGCCATCGGTTACGATTTTCCTGCCTATCAGCAAGGGCTGGTGGAACGTATTACCGTGCCCGACGTTAACCCTTCCCCCATGCAGGCCTTTGTATTCAACCTGCGCACCGACAAGTTTGATGACCCCAGGGTACGCGAAGCGCTCAGCCTGACCTTTGATTTCCCCTGGTTGAATACCAATATTTTTTACGATGCCTATTCCCGCACCCAAAGTTTTTTCCAGAATTCGGAAATGGAAGCTACCGGCCTGCCTAGCCAGGAAGAGCTGGCCTTGCTGACTCCTTTCAGGGATGAGCTTCTGGCGTCCCACCAATCTGATCAGCTGTTCACCGAGCCCTTGCCGATTGACCACCCTGAATCGCTGCGTGAACGCCTGCGCCTGGCGCTGGAGCTGCTACGCGAAGCTGGCTATCAGGTAGAAGACGGCAAGCTGGTCAACGCTGAAAACGGCGAGCCTCTGGCACTTGAAGTGCTTCTGTATGACTCCGGCCTGGAGCGGGTTGTCCAACCCATGCTGCGAAATATGGCCCGTCTGGGCGTTGACACCTCAATACGCATTGTCGATATCAACCAGTACCTCAATCGCCTGCGCAGCTTTGATTTCGACATGGTCATCAGCCAGTTTCCACAATCCAACAACCCAGGCAACGAACAGCGCGACTACTGGACCAGCGCCTCCGCTGAGCAGCCGCAAAGCCGCAACCTGATGGGGCTTGCCCACCCGGCGGTTGACAGCCTGGTTGACCAACTGATTGGCGCCGACAGCCGCGAACAGCTCAACACCATTGCCCATGCGCTGGATCGAGTGCTGCGCTGGGGGTTCTATGTGATTCCCCACTATCACTCCGGCGAGACCCGGATTGCCGTGTGGGACAAGTTCGAATATCCCGATCCGTTCCCCCGCTATGCCATGGATCTGGACGCCTGGTGGGTGGATACGCAACGGGAAGCTGAACTTCAACGCCGTCGCAGCGGTCGATAA
- the yejB gene encoding microcin C ABC transporter permease YejB, with translation MARYTLRRLLLMIPTLIGIMLLNFVIVQAAPGGPIDQMLARFEGADAMASTRLDMGGGDVQVSDDSRGARGIDPRFIEQLEQQFGFDQPAHQRFLTMMSDYLTFDFGTSFFRDRPVIDLMIERLPVSISLGLWTTLLVYLISIPLGVRKALRHGSRFDVWTSGLVIVGYAIPGFLFAILLIVLFAGGTYLDWFPLRGLTSPDFDSLSIWGKVKDYAWHITLPVIAASIGSFATLTMLTKNSFLDEIHKQYVLTAKAKGADERRILYGHVFRNAMLIIIAGLPAALVGIFFTGALLIEVIFSLDGLGLLGFEAVMQRDYPVIFGTLYLYTLIGLLLKLLSDLTYVWVDPRIDFATRES, from the coding sequence TTGGCGCGCTATACCCTACGTCGACTGCTGTTGATGATCCCGACACTGATCGGCATCATGCTGCTTAATTTTGTGATTGTTCAAGCAGCACCGGGTGGCCCTATCGATCAGATGCTGGCGCGTTTTGAAGGCGCCGACGCCATGGCCAGCACGCGCCTGGACATGGGCGGCGGCGATGTACAGGTCAGCGATGATTCGCGCGGTGCACGTGGTATTGATCCACGCTTTATTGAGCAGCTTGAACAGCAGTTCGGCTTTGACCAGCCCGCTCATCAGCGCTTTCTGACCATGATGAGTGATTACCTGACCTTTGATTTTGGCACCAGCTTCTTTCGCGACCGACCGGTCATTGACCTGATGATTGAACGCCTGCCGGTGTCGATATCTCTGGGCTTATGGACAACGCTTCTGGTCTATCTGATCTCAATTCCGCTGGGGGTTCGCAAGGCACTTCGCCATGGATCGCGCTTTGATGTGTGGACCTCGGGGCTGGTGATTGTCGGCTATGCGATTCCCGGTTTCCTGTTTGCCATCCTGCTGATTGTGCTGTTCGCCGGTGGCACCTACCTGGACTGGTTTCCACTGCGCGGGCTGACCTCACCGGATTTCGACAGCCTTTCCATCTGGGGCAAGGTCAAGGACTACGCCTGGCACATCACCCTGCCAGTCATTGCTGCTTCCATCGGCAGTTTTGCGACCCTGACCATGCTGACCAAGAACAGCTTCCTGGATGAAATCCATAAGCAGTACGTCCTGACCGCCAAAGCCAAAGGCGCTGATGAACGGCGGATTCTGTACGGCCATGTGTTTCGCAACGCTATGCTGATCATTATTGCCGGTTTGCCCGCTGCGCTGGTGGGTATCTTCTTTACCGGCGCGCTGCTGATCGAAGTGATTTTCTCCCTTGATGGACTCGGCCTGCTGGGTTTTGAAGCGGTCATGCAGCGGGATTACCCGGTCATCTTCGGTACGCTTTACCTCTATACCCTGATTGGTCTATTGCTCAAGCTGCTATCAGACCTGACCTATGTGTGGGTTGACCCACGCATCGATTTTGCCACCCGGGAGTCGTAA
- a CDS encoding ABC transporter permease — translation MSPITRRRIAAFRANRRARVSLWLFSALFVFSLFAELVANDKPLILKFEGEWYLPLVVDYPETEFGGFLPTRTDYLDPFIQEQIEQNGWALWPLIPFSYQTLDMHMTRPSPAAPDSRHWLGTDDQGRDVLSRVIYGFRLSVAFALVLTAGSLVMGVFIGGVQGYFGGKVDLVGQRFTEIWSGLPVLFLLIILASFVQPGFWWLLGIMMLFSWLGLVDIVRAEFLRARNLEYVRAAKAMGLPSHLIMWRHVLPNAMVATLTFVPFLFTGAIGTLTALDFLGFGLPPGSPSLGELAAQGKNNLHAPWLGITAFMTLAVMLSLLVFIGEGLRDAFDPRHVQSRQKEVTHG, via the coding sequence GTGTCGCCGATTACCCGCCGTCGTATTGCCGCCTTTCGTGCCAACCGTCGCGCCCGCGTATCGCTCTGGCTGTTCAGCGCCCTGTTTGTGTTCAGCCTGTTTGCTGAGTTGGTGGCCAATGATAAGCCGCTGATTCTCAAATTCGAGGGAGAGTGGTACCTGCCGCTGGTGGTCGATTACCCGGAAACCGAATTCGGTGGCTTTTTGCCGACCCGTACCGATTACCTCGACCCCTTTATCCAGGAACAGATCGAGCAAAACGGCTGGGCACTCTGGCCGCTGATTCCGTTTTCCTACCAAACACTGGATATGCATATGACCCGCCCTTCGCCGGCAGCGCCGGATAGCCGTCATTGGCTGGGTACCGATGATCAGGGCCGCGATGTATTGTCCCGAGTGATCTATGGCTTTCGGCTTTCCGTCGCCTTTGCCTTGGTACTGACTGCCGGTTCGCTGGTAATGGGCGTATTTATCGGCGGCGTTCAGGGCTACTTCGGCGGCAAGGTGGATCTGGTCGGCCAGCGCTTTACTGAAATCTGGTCGGGGCTGCCGGTGCTATTCCTGTTGATTATTCTCGCCAGCTTCGTCCAGCCTGGCTTCTGGTGGCTATTGGGCATCATGATGCTGTTTTCGTGGCTTGGCCTAGTGGATATTGTCCGCGCTGAGTTCCTGCGCGCGCGCAACCTGGAATATGTGCGCGCAGCCAAGGCCATGGGGCTTCCCTCACACCTGATCATGTGGCGCCATGTGTTACCCAATGCCATGGTGGCCACCCTGACCTTTGTGCCCTTTCTGTTTACCGGGGCCATCGGCACCCTGACGGCCTTGGACTTCCTCGGTTTTGGCCTGCCGCCGGGTTCACCCTCCCTGGGTGAACTGGCCGCTCAGGGCAAGAACAACCTTCACGCCCCCTGGCTGGGCATCACCGCCTTTATGACCCTGGCTGTCATGCTCTCCTTACTGGTGTTTATCGGCGAGGGGCTGCGCGATGCCTTCGACCCTCGCCATGTGCAGTCACGCCAAAAGGAGGTTACCCATGGCTGA